Within Paenibacillus albicereus, the genomic segment GATCCAATTGAGGCCTGCTTCAATGTAGTAAGTGTTTTGAGCAACAGCTTTTACTCGCTCATTAACCGTAACCGAGTCCAGTGCCTGGTAAAAAATCGATGCCGGAGGCTTAGGCATGGACCATGACTTCTTCCACTTTAACTCAAAATACTGCTTGTTCTTTTGGAAAGTATTTTGATAAATTTTATCATCCAGCTTTTTGAAACTAACACTGCCGTGATGATAGACAAAACAATCCTCAACAATGACAAGCCCGTATCCTGCACGCTGCACTCTTTCGCAGTAATCATCATCCTCAAACATCCCGATTCCATATCCTGTATCCAAATCTCCCACAGCTTCATAGGCTTTTCGAGAAATGGCTACACAATAAAAACCGAGCAATTCTGTCGAACGAGCTCTGCCGTTATATTGAGCGTAAAAATCATGCAGCCAGTTGGTATCCGGGCCATCGAATTCATTGCCGATGAAAAAATCGAGCATCTGGTCGTTCCCCACTGAATTCGACATCGGGCCAGACATTCCTAGTTGAGCGTTCTCCTTTAGAGGACGCAGTAATCGCTGGAGCCAGCCTTCCGGCACCATCGTATCATTATTTAGCAGAATGATGTACTCTCCGCTGGCCGCTTGGCAGCCAGCCGCATTGCCTCCTGCAAAACCTAGATTCTGCGGGGAGAGAATGACCTTGACTTGAGGATGAATCATCCTTGAAAGCTCGATCCTCGTTGAATCAGAGGACATATTATCCACAATAATAATTTCAAGATTTGAATATTTACTATTCTTGAATACACTATCCAAACATTGTTTTGTATAATTCCAATTATTATACGTAACAATTACAATGCTTACCTTGGGGTAATAATTGCGGTTAAGCTTGTCGCTCAAGCTCTCATACCTCGAAGACCAGCTATTTTGCTTAGCAAACTTCTTCCGCTTCTCCTGTAGAGCGACGTCACTTTCATCTAATGCTTCTTGAATATAATGCTCGAATTCAGAATAAGCGTTCGCTAAGTAGACCACTTCTTTCATGGCAACCAGCTCAGGGAGCGCTACCGATACGACCGGTTTTCCCGATGCTAAATACTCGTACACTTTAACCGGGTTCGTGGAAAGGGTAAGGTTGTTCACCAAAAAAGGAATCAAACAGACGTCGAACCGATCTAAATAATTCGGGAGAGAGGAGTACGGTTTTTCACCCAACAGATAGACATTTTTTAACTTCTCAACCTTGGAGATGTCACATCCGAACGTATCTCCGATTAAGACGAAGCTCCACTCCGGGTGGTTAGTTGCCAACCGCTCGATCAACTCAATGTCAAACCATTCCGAGATCGCTCCGTAATACCCAATGATACGACCTTTAATGGCCTTGATATCGTCTGGAGTCGGGCCTTCAGGGACACGAGAGAAATGATCATACTCCCCAGCATTTCGAATGAGAAGCGTATTGGGATTGTATTCAATCACTTTGTCGTACAAGAGCTGAGAAGTTGCGATGACGAGATCTGCTTTAGCAATTAAGTCATCTTCCTGGGTCAACATAAGCTGTGAGTTCGTGGAAAAGCCTGCATGATCGTCCATGCAATCATAGACAAGGACATTGTTCGGAATTACGCTTGCAAGCGGATACCAGAAAGGCAAATCCAGTATTGAAATGCTGTCCTGTATATTAAATTTACTTGAAATAAAGCGTAATGATTGTTCTAGATATTCTCGATCTTTTCCTTCAATTTGGTCTCTATACGCGTTAAGATCTTGAAGCGAGCATAACTTGATCCACCAAACATTTTTTTGCAACTCTCGAATTTGAACACGGTTCTCAAAATCGATCGCTACAGCATCCTGTTTTCCCAATCCGGTCGTTTCGATAGAGAAATAAAAAACTCGATGTCCATGATCTGCAAATTGAGAAGAGATTTGCTGTGGCCTTTGCCACCGGAAATCCCACTCAATAACAGGGAATCGGAACACATCAAATTTGGTTGCTGAAACATAGTGCTGATAAGCTTGATCAACTGGACTTGATAATGGAGCCTTGCCCTGAGTGAGCTGAAAATCATGTATTTTAAAATCCGACTTGATTGGGCTAAATCGTTTAGCGTCTTCCCGAACTCCGTCTTTGTTGGACAATGCAGCACGCAGCCATCTCCAAAATTGCTTTCGTTCAGACGAGTTCCCCTTCCGATACTGCTCATTAAACCTTCGCACAGCACACATAATTTTCCACGCTTTTGTATGTTCCGCTCTCATCAACTGGGAATTGAGATCCATTAATTGAGCTTTATTGAGTTCATGTATTCGAAGAATTGAATCTTGATCAAAGCCTTCTAGCTGATGCTTTACCATAGCTGATTTATGTTCCACTTAACGGATCCCTCCTCGTGATAGATTTATTTTTTCAATAGCTCAATATATCGATAGAGCTCTTTAATTTCGGCTCGTAAGCCATATACACTTTCGTCTCGTGCCAATGTTTCTTTACGCGCCAATTCCGCGGCCTCTTCCAAGAGCTTCTTCGTGTCCGCCCAATGTCGTTCTTGTTGCTGATAGAACTGAAGCTCCTCCATCAAACGCTTCTGATCTTCCTGAAGGGCAAGATTCCATTCCACTTGTTCTTGCTCACTTTTTTTAAAATGGGCAATAATGGAATCACGAGCCTGCACATCCTGCTTCAACACAGAGATATAGCGATCCTTTTCAGCAAGAATATTGTTCGAGCTCAACGGAAAAAGAACATCTCGTTCGATGGGCGGCAACTCATCATCCGAACAAATCGCAATGAAAAAAGACGAGTCTTCT encodes:
- a CDS encoding glycosyltransferase; amino-acid sequence: MEHKSAMVKHQLEGFDQDSILRIHELNKAQLMDLNSQLMRAEHTKAWKIMCAVRRFNEQYRKGNSSERKQFWRWLRAALSNKDGVREDAKRFSPIKSDFKIHDFQLTQGKAPLSSPVDQAYQHYVSATKFDVFRFPVIEWDFRWQRPQQISSQFADHGHRVFYFSIETTGLGKQDAVAIDFENRVQIRELQKNVWWIKLCSLQDLNAYRDQIEGKDREYLEQSLRFISSKFNIQDSISILDLPFWYPLASVIPNNVLVYDCMDDHAGFSTNSQLMLTQEDDLIAKADLVIATSQLLYDKVIEYNPNTLLIRNAGEYDHFSRVPEGPTPDDIKAIKGRIIGYYGAISEWFDIELIERLATNHPEWSFVLIGDTFGCDISKVEKLKNVYLLGEKPYSSLPNYLDRFDVCLIPFLVNNLTLSTNPVKVYEYLASGKPVVSVALPELVAMKEVVYLANAYSEFEHYIQEALDESDVALQEKRKKFAKQNSWSSRYESLSDKLNRNYYPKVSIVIVTYNNWNYTKQCLDSVFKNSKYSNLEIIIVDNMSSDSTRIELSRMIHPQVKVILSPQNLGFAGGNAAGCQAASGEYIILLNNDTMVPEGWLQRLLRPLKENAQLGMSGPMSNSVGNDQMLDFFIGNEFDGPDTNWLHDFYAQYNGRARSTELLGFYCVAISRKAYEAVGDLDTGYGIGMFEDDDYCERVQRAGYGLVIVEDCFVYHHGSVSFKKLDDKIYQNTFQKNKQYFELKWKKSWSMPKPPASIFYQALDSVTVNERVKAVAQNTYYIEAGLNWISGRQGIESSLTEFAKGEDALVIVNAHQYNGSPVTGIRKLGPSLYLSNRPDLFDGVEFEAAFYAERADKNKHIQSKQVVYLTQSELTATVDLRGLLQAADRVATS